One window of the Streptomyces sp. TS71-3 genome contains the following:
- the gatA gene encoding Asp-tRNA(Asn)/Glu-tRNA(Gln) amidotransferase subunit GatA, with the protein MTDIIRLTAAETAARIASGELTAVQVTEAHLARIEAVDEKVHAFLHVDREGALKQARAVDARRERGEQLGPLAGVPIAVKDLFTTEGVPTTVGSKILEGWVPQYDATVTRRLKDAGLVLLGKTNMDEFAMGSSTENSAYGPTGNPWDLTRVPGGSGGGSSAAIASYQAALAMGTDTGGSIRQPAAVTGTVGVKPTYGGVSRYGMVAFSSSLDQGGPCARTVLDAALLHEVIGGHDPLDSTSIDAPVPPVVEAARSGSVRGLRIGVVKQFRGEGYQPGVVQRFDESVQLLKELGADVVEVDCPSFDLALSAYYLIAPSECSSNLARFDAMRYGLRVGDDGNHSAEEVTALTREAGFGAEVKRRVMLGTYALSSGYYDAYYGSAQKVRTLIARDFERAFEQVDVLVSPTTPTTAFPIGERADDPMAMYLADLCTIPANLAGNAAMSLPCGLAPEDGLPVGLQIIAPAMRDERLYKVGAAVESAFVERWGHPLLEEAPSL; encoded by the coding sequence ATGACGGACATCATCAGGCTCACCGCGGCCGAGACCGCCGCGAGGATCGCCTCCGGCGAGCTCACCGCCGTGCAGGTCACCGAGGCCCACCTGGCCCGTATCGAGGCCGTGGACGAGAAGGTGCACGCGTTCCTGCACGTCGACCGCGAGGGCGCCCTCAAGCAGGCCCGCGCCGTCGACGCCAGGCGGGAGCGCGGCGAGCAGCTCGGCCCGCTCGCCGGCGTGCCGATCGCCGTCAAGGACCTCTTCACCACCGAGGGCGTCCCCACCACCGTCGGCTCCAAGATCCTCGAAGGCTGGGTCCCGCAGTACGACGCCACCGTCACCAGGCGCCTCAAGGACGCCGGCCTGGTGCTGCTCGGCAAGACGAACATGGACGAGTTCGCCATGGGCTCCTCCACCGAGAACAGCGCCTACGGGCCCACCGGCAACCCCTGGGACCTCACCCGGGTCCCCGGCGGCTCCGGGGGCGGCTCCAGTGCCGCCATCGCCTCGTACCAGGCCGCGCTCGCGATGGGCACGGACACCGGCGGCTCGATCCGCCAGCCCGCCGCGGTCACCGGCACCGTCGGCGTCAAGCCCACCTACGGCGGCGTCTCCCGGTACGGCATGGTGGCCTTCTCCAGCTCGCTCGACCAGGGCGGCCCCTGTGCCCGGACGGTCCTCGACGCAGCCCTGCTGCACGAGGTCATCGGCGGCCACGACCCGCTGGACTCCACCTCCATCGACGCCCCGGTACCGCCGGTGGTGGAGGCGGCACGGAGCGGCAGCGTGCGGGGCCTGCGGATCGGAGTCGTGAAGCAGTTCCGCGGCGAGGGCTACCAGCCCGGCGTCGTGCAGCGCTTCGACGAGTCCGTCCAGCTCCTCAAGGAGCTCGGCGCCGATGTCGTCGAGGTGGACTGCCCGTCGTTCGACCTCGCCCTGTCGGCGTACTACCTGATCGCGCCGTCCGAGTGCTCCTCGAACCTCGCCCGCTTCGACGCCATGCGCTACGGCCTGCGGGTCGGCGACGACGGCAACCACAGCGCCGAGGAGGTCACCGCCCTCACCCGCGAGGCCGGCTTCGGCGCCGAGGTCAAGCGCCGGGTCATGCTCGGCACCTACGCGCTCAGCTCCGGCTACTACGACGCGTACTACGGCAGCGCGCAGAAGGTGCGCACGCTCATCGCGCGCGACTTCGAGCGGGCCTTCGAGCAGGTCGACGTGCTCGTCTCGCCGACCACCCCGACCACCGCCTTCCCGATCGGCGAGCGCGCCGACGACCCGATGGCGATGTACCTCGCGGACCTGTGCACCATCCCGGCGAACCTCGCGGGCAACGCCGCCATGTCGCTGCCGTGCGGCCTGGCCCCTGAGGACGGCCTCCCGGTGGGCCTGCAGATCATCGCGCCGGCCATGCGGGACGAAAGGCTGTACAAAGTCGGTGCCGCCGTCGAGTCCGCTTTCGTGGAACGCTGGGGACATCCGCTGCTGGAGGAGGCACCGTCACTGTGA